Genomic window (Nicotiana sylvestris chromosome 7, ASM39365v2, whole genome shotgun sequence):
TCATGTAGCTCTTGGCTACTAATCTAGCTTTAAATCTATCAACATTACCATTGACCTTGTACTTGATTTTGTACATTTACTTGGACCCAATAGCTTGTTTATTAGGTGGAAGATCTATAATCTCCCATGTATGATTGTCCTCTAAGGCTTGGATCACTTGTTACATTGCAAGCACCCAGTTTTGATTTGTTTCTACCTCTTTGTATGATGTAGGTTCTACTGAAGCAGAAAATGCTTGAAGATAGGTCTGATATGTAGCTGAAAGTTGATCGTAAAACAAATGATTGGACATAGGATAGATATGTTTACCTAGTAGTTTAGTGGTAACATAATCCTTAAGCCAAATTGGTTGTTTGGTTTGTGTGTGAGGCCTGGTGGTTTCAACGGTTGCAATAGGTGAAGATATGTCAGGAGTTGGAGGTGAATTGACAAATATATCATTTATAAGAGATAGGAAGGTTGATCCCTCCACCCGTGAGGGAACGAATTATTAGTCTTCTGTAACAGGAAGAGCCTCAGGAGCATGAAGGTCTGTTGTTGAGTCAAGATCTGTCAAGGCTTCAGGTTCTGTTAAGGCAGGTGCAGAATTATCATCCTCATCTTGTGGAGTAGATGATTATGGAGGAGGTAAACTAGGATCAAATGAATTCACTGTAGACTGAGAAAATAATGCTTCTTCATCATGACTACTAGAAGTCGGTTTGAAAGGGAAAACATATTCCTGAAATTTGACATCCCTGCTAACAAAAATTATATGAATATCAAGATCATATATCCTATAACCTTTTTGTGTCTCAGAATATCTAATAAACACTACTTTCCTTGCTTTGGGGGCAAACTTATCTCTTTTAGGAAGATTACAAGCAAAGCTTTGACATTCAAACACTCTTAAATGATCCAGATTAGCTGACTTCCCATAGAGCATTACATAGGGTATCTATCCTTGCAATACTGGTGTTGATAGTCTATTAATCAATTATGTAGCAGTACTAACACACCTGCCCCAGAAGTTGAGAGGTACCCCACTTTGAAATTTTAGAGCTCTAGCAACATCTAGAATATGCCTATATTTTCTGTCTATACCATTTTTTTGAGGAGTATATGGGCAGTTACTTTGGAGTATAATTCCATTTTCAGCTAACAATTCATTACATTTGGCATTAAAGAATTATGTGTCATTGTCTGATCTCAGGGTCTTGATTCTAAAATCAAACTGTGTCTTTATTATTGCGGTGAAATTCTTCAATACAATACACACTTCACACTTAGATTGTATTAAGCATACCCATATGTATCCAGTAAAATCATCAACAATAGTCACAAAGTAATATTTTCTGTCATGTCATGTGTATGTGTTTTGTAAGATCCCCACACATCTAAATGAACCAGCTAAAATGCTACTTTAGACTTGCTTACACTTAAGAAATTGCAATCTACTTTGCTTAGCTAGAGGACAGATGCTACAATTTCTTGATTTTCCTGCACATATGTTGTCTTGTAGAGATGAGATATGTTGTATAGAGTTCCAGGATGCATGCCATAGTTGTGTTTGTTCTTCTTTCATTACTGCACCTACTATTATGCCTTTTGCTTGTGCATATTCCCTTAGTATGTATAGACCATCAGACTCTCTACCAATTCCCAATATCTTTCCCCTGTAATGTCCCTACAACATACAAAAATCATGGAAGAACTTCACTATGCAAGTGAGTTTTGGCACTGATAGCAAATTAAACTTGAAATCTGGAACATGTAGCACATCCTTTATACATGTGTCTCCTAAAATAGTAGCATTTCCATTATACATTATTTATGCTTTATTTCCAGTTGGCAATTGAACTCCTTGACCTCCAACTTGCTTTGTATCACTCGTTATATCATTATCATGAGTAATATGATGGGTTGCCCCTGAATCTACTATCCAACTATTTAAGGGAATATTGGATTGTAAAGTCATAATACCTGCCATATTAGTGGAGCATTCTCCTCCTCCTTGTTTGTTCAGTGGCCCTACAAACTGCTTATACTGTTCTTCAGAGAGGAAATGGCCTTGTGGCTGAGTACTTGTCCCTCATATTTCTTCAATTCTTGCAGCATTAGCAAAGGTTCTATTTCCTCCTAGCTGAGGTGACGATTATCCAATGTATATGAATTTTAAACTCGTACTTTATCAAATTATAGTATAGAAAGATGCCGATCTCACAAAGATTGGTTTATCTATTCTACAAATGGTTCTTGTTTTAATTACTATTTGAGAGAATTAGAAAAGTTGAGTTGAGAGTTAAATAGCAAATATGAACAAACAAACAGTAGAGAaaagctttttttttcttttacaaatATGATAAAGATGTTGGGATCTTGATTTCACTTGATAATTCAATTATAAAGCATATATTTATTTTCCAGTTTCTATTTCTTACAAAATGCATAaatgcctctctcgattacactTATACATGATTACTTAAATTGAACAATTAAGAGCATTTTTCTTGGTTATACAAATTAATTATCAAGATAATAATATTAAAGAACCAGAAATATATACTTGAATTGAAACATGCTCTTTTTCAAAGTAAATCCCTTTTGGTTACTTTACTTGTTATAACTTTAATTTTAAACTATTCGACTCTTTCGATTTCAGATTAGTATAAAATCAAATTATAACACGAAACAGATAGATGTGATTAAATAAATGTCAACACTTATCAACACCACTATTAATCTTATTACCCCTTCCGCTTCTCTCGATTACAAAATGAATAACAAGTTAGTTAGTGATACAAAGTGAATAGGTGTGATTAAACTAAATAACATCTAACtataaaagttgataaaattataAATCGAAAGTTTCAAACCAAGCAAGTGAAACTGAAAAATAAACTTTCACTATTATATAGAATTATTGAGATCGATCATTCTCCCAACATATTATAATTACTTCATACTGGAGCTAGTACTACCAACAAAAATATTCATGTCCACTAAATaataaaatagaaagaaatattcAATAAGAATAATTCCacttatttaattaaaaataggAACTAGAATAATTTTTAACCTTGAAACTTATTTAGAACTAAAATAAAAGTGTAGCCATCAATGTGGTCTACGAAGATGATTAAAAACTAAAATAAACTTTGCAAGAGGAATGATTCCAAATCTCCATGATTACTTCTGCAGGGATTGGTAATGTCCATTTTATAGCCATGAGATAACTTGATGGTAACCGTTTTGCTTTGTTGGAAATAGCTAGGTTTTGGTTGAAAATGGTTTTTTGGCCTTTTAGTTGTAATTTGGTTGCACAatatctttcattttcttttcttgacACTTTCTCCTTCTTGCTTTTTACTCTGTTGTATTTCTTCCTTGAAATCTTTCTTGACCTTGCACCACTACTTTTGCACTCTTTTCTACATTATTTAGTTAAATATACGAAAAATATTTGATAATTTTTATGCTTTTACAAGGATAATCATATATTTAAAATCTAGAAAAATGTACTTATCATGAGGTTTCTTTTTGCTTTAAAAATCTGGATAGCCAACAATTTTATAGCAGTTTTCTTTTAATGTCCCTTGTAACCACTGTGttcacaaatcagtccaaatttCTTAGTTTTAAAACCTTGTCCTTTTTTCTGCAAACATAGTCAATGAATCACTATTTGTATCTACTATACCCAATGTCCTTTGACTCTCCTCCTGTATCACTATAGCATATGCTTTATTTACCGTCACCACTGGCCTTTTGAGCAGAACATTGCTTCTTACATAGATCTCATTCAGTCCCATGAGAAACTACAAAAGTATCTGATTTCTCAAGTGTTCTAATAAAGGCCTCGATTCTTCACAATCATAGGAAGGCAGAGGCATTAACACATCCAATTCATTTCGTAAATCTGATATTTTTGTATAGTAAGCAGTCACAGAATTTGTGCCCTATTTAAGACTAGCAATCTCTGTCCAAAGATGATATATCCTAGTTAAACTACATCTATCAAATTTTTCCCTAAAGTCACTTCATATTTTCCTAGCATTAGGTGCAAAAACTATGTTTGGAATCAATTCATTAGAAATTGTGCTTCCAATCTATGACAGTACAATCGCATCACATTTTTTCCATTATGCTACCAATTCTCCTCTATACGAGATTTTTACACACGTTCCATCTACAAATCCAAACTTGTTTTCCCCCTAGGTGCTAGTTTCATTGCCGACTCCACAGGGCATAATTTACCGACCTTGTGAGCTTAATCAAAACTAAAACCATATCTGGCGCATCTGCTGCTTGAAGAAATAGATTTATGCTTGAGAGAGGTTACCTTGTTTCCTGCCATGGCGAATCGGAATTGTGCTTCGTCGGCAATGAATTCCCCCAAATTTTAGCTGCCTTGCTAGAACTCCTCGTCAGAGCTGACTTCCTCAGGTTCgccgctctgataccatgtcaaTTTACACAGATTCTGTGTATAACCCTAGCAATTGAAGCATGTAGTAGAATGAATCAATAATGAGAGGAAGATTCTAGAGAGAATAAAAGAGAGAAGGTTTCATTTCAAGTAGTATATATACACTCGTCTAATGTTCTAATATAGAACAGTATTAACCACTTTTAACCAACTAACATTACTAACTCCTCTAACTTTCTGTATTTACAAACTGACCCCTAGAGTATATTCTCTATTATATCAATAAGACAAGTGAAGAACATTCTAATAACCTATGTCTTAAATAATGTATTATTGGATTGAATATAGTTTGATGTATAATTTGTGTTTTTCACTACTATTcttgtcttctctttttttttatgtttatGAGTTGTTTTCATTCAATGTTGATGTTAATAATTCGAGTGTCTGGTCACCAATTAGATGGAAGTAAAAATTTGCCTTAGATGAATGAGACTGAAAAGTGAAATTTAGATTTAAACACTAGATAACCTTGTTTAGGCATTTTGTAGAGTTTTCTTGAAGGTAAATGACTaggaagaaggaaatgatcaACTTGTTGCTCCTCAAATATAGCTATTAACTATTTGTGaagaaattaattaaataaatttgcCTTAGATGAATGAGACTGAAAAGTGAAATTTAGATCTAAACACTAGATAACCTTGTTTAGGCATTTTGTAGAGTTTTCAGCTACCACTTCTACAGGTTCATCACTCATTGTCCCGTCATCCGTTAATTCATAACAAAGTTGCTTAAAAATTTCCTCTAGGCTTGAAGGTAAATGACTaggaagaaggaaatgatcaACTTGTTGCTCCTCAGATATAGCTATTAACTATTTGTGAAGAAATTAATTAAGTAAGACGTCCACCCTACAATTTTCTTATTACTTCTACGCCTCCAAATCCGTAGGAAGGTGAACTGATTGATAATGTCTCTTGCTGAAAGCTAGCGGTTGACATAATGCCTTGATGCATATAAATAGTGTTGAGTGTGCAAACAAAATTTAATATTAGTAGTTGAAAAGATTGATAGCCTACATATAAGGTGTAGTTATCTCTGGTGTGAGGGCTTTTGGGGAAACCGTGCGAGCTTGGACCAAAGCGGACAAAATCACACCATGTTAAGAGTATCTTTGGGCTGGCTTagcccaacaactggtatcagagccaatGTTCAGCAGGACGAGTATGGTGATGGCTGAGTGATGGCATGGTGCTTGATTTGTTTACCCTTATGAGCTTGGAGATGTGCACACACGAAGAAGCTAGTTGCAGGCTTCAGTTGTCATACGTACTCTGACGATATGGGTGGCACACAATGAATCTCGAAAATTGACCTGTGGATCGTGGTAATGGGCCACGCATAACTTAGTTCGAAGAGGAGATTGTTGGGTGTGCGAGAAAAGTCCCACATTAATAGCTGAAAAGATTGGGAGCCAACATTTGAGGTGTACGTATCTCGTAATGGTGTGAGGCCTTTTGGAGAAAATCGTGCGATCTTGGCTTAAAGTGAACAATATCACACTATATTATGAGTATCTTCGTGTTGGTTTAGCCCAACAAATAGTTTGTTGCATGACACGAATAATATACTTTTTTTATCAAGAATTTAGAAATATATGCTACTGGACAATACTAAGCATCTACTATTTGTAACTGTAACTATAAACATTGCTTGTGCTCCTGGTCTGCTACTGCCTTAACTACAACAAAATggtaaaagaaaaagacatggttCTCACTTCTGTATTTTGGTCTAAGGTGAAAATAATATTTCATCTACTTGTTCTTCACTTGTTTGACAGTGGAAGAAGATAAGAGATTAACTCATTTTAAAAACTAATAAATTCATCACACTATCGGCCTTCTTCCATTGTGATTGTCAACTCAACTTTAGAGGAGCTGTGTGGCTTAGCTGATAAAGCCGGAGATACATTAGAAACATATTTCCTTGATACGAAAGCTGGTTGATTAGGTTTTGGAATAGGCATACTTTCACTGCGAAGCATCATTACTACATTTGACATAGTAGGACGATCACCTGGATCTTCTTGCACGCATAACAGTCCAACGTTTATGCACTTCATTGCCTCTTTCGGGTTGCATGATTCGAGCAATGAATGATCCAGCAAATGTAGTGCCCGTTCTTCTTTCCAGAAATTCCATGCCTGTGATATGATGATCATTTAGAATAATGAATATCAGGCCAACAGATTGGAACAAACTACTGGAAGTGTTTTTAGCTTCAGAATAGTAACTCACATAGCCTAAAAGGTTTGAAGCCTCTTTAGATTGATAAAACCCGGTGTTTCTCCTTCCTGTTATTATCTCCAGTATAACTACTCCTAAGCTGAATACATCTGACTTGATCGAGAATAACCCCTCCAATGCGTATTCAGGAGACATATATCCACTAAATTAATTACCAAATAATGAATATACCACGAGTCAGCTGTACGAATGCAACGAAGCAAGTTCATAATGGAATTATAAGAAACTAGCAATTCCTTCAGCATGTGCATTGTGATGTGCAATGTAATACTTACTAAGTTCCAACCACTTTCTTGGTATTTGCTTCTGTTGTTTTTTCTTCAACAATCCTTGCCAAGCCAAAGtctgatatttttgggttcatttcTTGATCCAACAGAATGTTACTTGTTTTCAGATCTCTATGAATAATTCTCAGTCTCGAGTCTTCATGAAGATAGAGAAGCCCTCGAGAAATTCCTGATATGATATCAAATCGCTTTTTCCATTTCAATGACTTGCTAAGCGTTTGATCTTCTTAGGTAACCATGGGGTAAATTTACCAACATCAAGCAAATAGAAAGATTAAGAAATCACCAGTGAACAAACATAAATAGATAGATTCAGATACTAACCGAATATGAAGGTGTCTAGACTTTTGTTTGGCATATACTCGTAAAGTAGAATCTGTTCATACCCTGTGATACAGTAGCCTAAAAGTCTGACTAGATTTCTATGTTGAAGTTTGGAAATCAGTATGACTTCGTTCCTGAATTCGCCAATGCCCTGTCTAGATTGACTTGATAACCTTTTTACAGCAATTTCTTGTCCACCTGAGAATATACCCTGGAAGAAAATTTTGATGTGGAAAGTAGGATATTATGGAATTACTATATAAAGTAGAACTGTTGAGAAAACCAACCCTAACCTTATAAACAGGACCAAATCCTCCTTGTCCAAGCTTTTGTGCATCTGAGAAATTATCTGTGGCTGCTAATATTTTTTCCAAACGAAAGAATGGAACAGCGATATCTTGCTTATCATTTTCGTAAATCAAGTTTTGTGCTTCTCTTTCTGTCCAATGCGGCACTGGATTCCCTTCTGTGCTTTGTTGGTTTGCTAAGATCAGAAAACAAGAATTTGAGATGTCTCTCTTGATCTGAttcaaacaaaaaaggaaaacggAAGGAGAAATTTTTCCAGTAGCTAGTGGTAAGACAATCAATCCAGAGAATACATCAACAACACATGTACCTTTTCTCTTTGCCATCTTTCTCCTATAATATATGTAACTAAAGCTGCATAAAGCTACAACTGCAAGGACTAccacaacagaaatgataacttTAAGCTTCACGGACAATTGGCCTGATTTCGAAACTGATGACATAAAAGAGAAAACTTGAGATTTATTAGGATGTCAACTAAGAGACTGCAAAGAGATTCAATTCGCATACAACTCCTGACTTACCTTCACCGAGTGCTTGATCCAAGGCGTTAAGTCTGGTATAGATTACACTTCCACCGCCATCTTCTGGTGAGAGTTTCCTTAGATTCAACAATTCATCGTTCCAAATTGAACACACACTGGTATCATAAGCATAGGCATTACAGGAACAATCATTCAAGCAAATAGAATGGCATTCCTCAGCACTAGAAGCTGTAACAGTTTGAGAATGTTCAGGTAATGTCACCTTGGAATTCCTCAAAAAACCGCCCTTTGTTTTACCAGCAACACACTGCAAGCTTAACCTCCTTACACAACCACCGGAATGATCATTCAAGTCCCATTCTGCATCAGATCTAGGTGTGAAACCGGTCAAGCAATTACAAAAGGACGCGGACTCCTTATTGCAAATGCTAAAGGCACCACAACTAGCATAAACCTCGCAAGGTTGTCTTGGTTGAGTTGTAAAAAGTTGCCATTCCATCAAAGTTTCCACCCAAATCAGATGCCTGATTTGCCCTGAGACATCTAGTGTTAATCTAATTTTGTGAGAATTGCTTACAGAATACATAAAATAGCTCTCATTTTCATTATCAACATAACTAAAATTGTATCTCTGAGAATTCAAACTCATTTCAGGCATCAAGCTGAAAATTCGCCCGTTCCAAGGTCCAGTAGCTGAGTACATTTCAGTCCTGTTCCACTTTAAGAGGAACTGTCTATTGCTCTGATCCATCTCTACGGAAAAAAATCCCGGAGAAGGATCCTCTGAATTCTtccaagaaataattttttttgtagtATTAGAACGCTTGTCATA
Coding sequences:
- the LOC104236624 gene encoding receptor-like serine/threonine-protein kinase SD1-8 isoform X4; this translates as MHFFVLLFVILLCIHQSLGIDMISVNHSIFGNQTIISSGENFELGFFKPGTSKKYYLGIWYRNVIPQTVVWVANREKPLSATDMMSAELKVLDGNLVLITESKSLFWSTNISSTSSNSLVATISDDGNLIFSDGLNSTPPLWQSFDHPTDTWLPNAKTKYDKRSNTTKKIISWKNSEDPSPGFFSVEMDQSNRQFLLKWNRTEMYSATGPWNGRIFSLMPEMSLNSQRYNFSYVDNENESYFMYSVSNSHKIRLTLDVSGQIRHLIWVETLMEWQLFTTQPRQPCEVYASCGAFSICNKESASFCNCLTGFTPRSDAEWDLNDHSGGCVRRLSLQCVAGKTKGGFLRNSKVTLPEHSQTVTASSAEECHSICLNDCSCNAYAYDTSVCSIWNDELLNLRKLSPEDGGGSVIYTRLNALDQALGEVLAVVALCSFSYIYYRRKMAKRKGTCVVDVFSGLIVLPLATGKISPSVFLFCLNQIKRDISNSCFLILANQQSTEGNPVPHWTEREAQNLIYENDKQDIAVPFFRLEKILAATDNFSDAQKLGQGGFGPVYKGIFSGGQEIAVKRLSSQSRQGIGEFRNEVILISKLQHRNLVRLLGYCITGYEQILLYEYMPNKSLDTFIFEDQTLSKSLKWKKRFDIISGISRGLLYLHEDSRLRIIHRDLKTSNILLDQEMNPKISDFGLARIVEEKTTEANTKKVVGTYGYMSPEYALEGLFSIKSDVFSLGVVILEIITGRRNTGFYQSKEASNLLGYAWNFWKEERALHLLDHSLLESCNPKEAMKCINVGLLCVQEDPGDRPTMSNVVMMLRSESMPIPKPNQPAFVSRKYVSNVSPALSAKPHSSSKVELTITMEEGR
- the LOC104236624 gene encoding G-type lectin S-receptor-like serine/threonine-protein kinase At4g03230 isoform X5, giving the protein MHFFVLLFVILLCIHQSLGIDMISVNHSIFGNQTIISSGENFELGFFKPGTSKKYYLGIWYRNVIPQTVVWVANREKPLSATDMMSAELKVLDGNLVLITESKSLFWSTNISSTSSNSLVATISDDGNLIFSDGLNSTPPLWQSFDHPTDTWLPNAKTKYDKRSNTTKKIISWKNSEDPSPGFFSVEMDQSNRQFLLKWNRTEMYSATGPWNGRIFSLMPEMSLNSQRYNFSYVDNENESYFMYSVSNSHKIRLTLDVSGQIRHLIWVETLMEWQLFTTQPRQPCEVYASCGAFSICNKESASFCNCLTGFTPRSDAEWDLNDHSGGCVRRLSLQCVAGKTKGGFLRNSKVTLPEHSQTVTASSAEECHSICLNDCSCNAYAYDTSVCSIWNDELLNLRKLSPEDGGGSVIYTRLNALDQALGEVSKSGQLSVKLKVIISVVVVLAVVALCSFSYIYYRRKMAKRKANQQSTEGNPVPHWTEREAQNLIYENDKQDIAVPFFRLEKILAATDNFSDAQKLGQGGFGPVYKGIFSGGQEIAVKRLSSQSRQGIGEFRNEVILISKLQHRNLVRLLGYCITGYEQILLYEYMPNKSLDTFIFEDQTLSKSLKWKKRFDIISGISRGLLYLHEDSRLRIIHRDLKTSNILLDQEMNPKISDFGLARIVEEKTTEANTKKVVGTYGYMSPEYALEGLFSIKSDVFSLGVVILEIITGRRNTGFYQSKEASNLLGYAWNFWKEERALHLLDHSLLESCNPKEAMKCINVGLLCVQEDPGDRPTMSNVVMMLRSESMPIPKPNQPAFVSRKYVSNVSPALSAKPHSSSKVELTITMEEGR
- the LOC104236624 gene encoding receptor-like serine/threonine-protein kinase SD1-8 isoform X1, whose protein sequence is MHFFVLLFVILLCIHQSLGIDMISVNHSIFGNQTIISSGENFELGFFKPGTSKKYYLGIWYRNVIPQTVVWVANREKPLSATDMMSAELKVLDGNLVLITESKSLFWSTNISSTSSNSLVATISDDGNLIFSDGLNSTPPLWQSFDHPTDTWLPNAKTKYDKRSNTTKKIISWKNSEDPSPGFFSVEMDQSNRQFLLKWNRTEMYSATGPWNGRIFSLMPEMSLNSQRYNFSYVDNENESYFMYSVSNSHKIRLTLDVSGQIRHLIWVETLMEWQLFTTQPRQPCEVYASCGAFSICNKESASFCNCLTGFTPRSDAEWDLNDHSGGCVRRLSLQCVAGKTKGGFLRNSKVTLPEHSQTVTASSAEECHSICLNDCSCNAYAYDTSVCSIWNDELLNLRKLSPEDGGGSVIYTRLNALDQALGEVSKSGQLSVKLKVIISVVVVLAVVALCSFSYIYYRRKMAKRKGTCVVDVFSGLIVLPLATGKISPSVFLFCLNQIKRDISNSCFLILANQQSTEGNPVPHWTEREAQNLIYENDKQDIAVPFFRLEKILAATDNFSDAQKLGQGGFGPVYKGIFSGGQEIAVKRLSSQSRQGIGEFRNEVILISKLQHRNLVRLLGYCITGYEQILLYEYMPNKSLDTFIFEDQTLSKSLKWKKRFDIISGISRGLLYLHEDSRLRIIHRDLKTSNILLDQEMNPKISDFGLARIVEEKTTEANTKKVVGTYGYMSPEYALEGLFSIKSDVFSLGVVILEIITGRRNTGFYQSKEASNLLGYAWNFWKEERALHLLDHSLLESCNPKEAMKCINVGLLCVQEDPGDRPTMSNVVMMLRSESMPIPKPNQPAFVSRKYVSNVSPALSAKPHSSSKVELTITMEEGR
- the LOC104236624 gene encoding G-type lectin S-receptor-like serine/threonine-protein kinase At4g03230 isoform X3 codes for the protein MHFFVLLFVILLCIHQSLGIDMISVNHSIFGNQTIISSGENFELGFFKPGTSKKYYLGIWYRNVIPQTVVWVANREKPLSATDMMSAELKVLDGNLVLITESKSLFWSTNISSTSSNSLVATISDDGNLIFSDGLNSTPPLWQSFDHPTDTWLPNAKTKYDKRSNTTKKIISWKNSEDPSPGFFSVEMDQSNRQFLLKWNRTEMYSATGPWNGRIFSLMPEMSLNSQRYNFSYVDNENESYFMYSVSNSHKIRLTLDVSGQIRHLIWVETLMEWQLFTTQPRQPCEVYASCGAFSICNKESASFCNCLTGFTPRSDAEWDLNDHSGGCVRRLSLQCVAGKTKGGFLRNSKVTLPEHSQTVTASSAEECHSICLNDCSCNAYAYDTSVCSIWNDELLNLRKLSPEDGGGSVIYTRLNALDQALGEVSKSGQLSVKLKVIISVVVVLAVVALCSFSYIYYRRKMAKRKGTCVVDVFSGLIVLPLATGKISPSVFLFCLNQIKRDISNSCFLILANQQSTEGNPVPHWTEREAQNLIYENDKQDIAVPFFRLEKILAATDNFSDAQKLGQGGFGPVYKGIFSGGQEIAVKRLSSQSRQGIGEFRNEVILISKLQHRNLVRLLGYCITGYEQILLYEYMPNKSLDTFIFGISRGLLYLHEDSRLRIIHRDLKTSNILLDQEMNPKISDFGLARIVEEKTTEANTKKVVGTYGYMSPEYALEGLFSIKSDVFSLGVVILEIITGRRNTGFYQSKEASNLLGYAWNFWKEERALHLLDHSLLESCNPKEAMKCINVGLLCVQEDPGDRPTMSNVVMMLRSESMPIPKPNQPAFVSRKYVSNVSPALSAKPHSSSKVELTITMEEGR
- the LOC104236624 gene encoding receptor-like serine/threonine-protein kinase SD1-8 isoform X2, whose translation is MHFFVLLFVILLCIHQSLGIDMISVNHSIFGNQTIISSGENFELGFFKPGTSKKYYLGIWYRNVIPQTVVWVANREKPLSATDMMSAELKVLDGNLVLITESKSLFWSTNISSTSSNSLVATISDDGNLIFSDGLNSTPPLWQSFDHPTDTWLPNAKTKYDKRSNTTKKIISWKNSEDPSPGFFSVEMDQSNRQFLLKWNRTEMYSATGPWNGRIFSLMPEMSLNSQRYNFSYVDNENESYFMYSVSNSHKIRLTLDVSGQIRHLIWVETLMEWQLFTTQPRQPCEVYASCGAFSICNKESASFCNCLTGFTPRSDAEWDLNDHSGGCVRRLSLQCVAGKTKGGFLRNSKVTLPEHSQTVTASSAEECHSICLNDCSCNAYAYDTSVCSIWNDELLNLRKLSPEDGGGSVIYTRLNALDQALGEVSKSGQLSVKLKVIISVVVVLAVVALCSFSYIYYRRKMAKRKGTCVVDVFSGLIVLPLATGKISPSVFLFCLNQIKRDISNSCFLILANQQSTEGNPVPHWTEREAQNLIYENDKQDIAVPFFRLEKILAATDNFSDAQKLGQGGFGPVYKGIFSGGQEIAVKRLSSQSRQGIGEFRNEVILISKLQHRNLVRLLGYCITGYEQILLYEYMPNKSLDTFIFDQTLSKSLKWKKRFDIISGISRGLLYLHEDSRLRIIHRDLKTSNILLDQEMNPKISDFGLARIVEEKTTEANTKKVVGTYGYMSPEYALEGLFSIKSDVFSLGVVILEIITGRRNTGFYQSKEASNLLGYAWNFWKEERALHLLDHSLLESCNPKEAMKCINVGLLCVQEDPGDRPTMSNVVMMLRSESMPIPKPNQPAFVSRKYVSNVSPALSAKPHSSSKVELTITMEEGR